From the Ictidomys tridecemlineatus isolate mIctTri1 chromosome 5 unlocalized genomic scaffold, mIctTri1.hap1 SUPER_5_unloc_2, whole genome shotgun sequence genome, one window contains:
- the LOC144364610 gene encoding sperm motility kinase 2A-like, translated as MHSQSSDSSVMLQGPRSHQKAVLREQYEVLRDIGFGGFGKIKLARHRLTGVEVAIKVLRKKGQNLLLLSEPEMMRSLEHPNVIQLLQVAETNRNIYMVMEHAGGGRLLDHIPHGGMQEEEARRLFRQVVSAVSYCHDKGIVHRDLKPENIMVDARSHARLIDFGFSARFTPGQKLRQFWGTLSYFAPEIILRQEYEGPPVDIWSLGVILHYMLTGRCPFSGNTSKEMLSQIKQATYRDPPGVSLAARLLIRRMLSLDPQNRPTAKQILQHPWMTKGKQDLPQDYSEPIPFRPDPEILTTMFDMGYDLRKTWVSLAKRKFNAVMATYLLLQHQKSQGAGCMFQGKPVLPRVKPRPRPVDLSHSPVLPKRSPSEPALSTFPLPCEPQLPEGSTQAGQKHIRSASEPALHLHLQPAGASTPDAGPQLDSGQPQAHRRRLLRWVDRIATYVRKLCCCSPGVSNKLAPM; from the coding sequence ATGCATAGCCAGAGTAGTGACAGTAGTGTTATGTTGCAGGGGCCCAGGTCCCATCAGAAGGCAGTATTGAGGGAGCAGTATGAGGTCCTGAGGGACATTGGGTTTGGCGGGTTTGGCAAGATCAAATTAGCCCGCCATCGCCTGACTGGGGTAGAGGTGGCCATCAAAGTCCTGCGGAAGAAAGGGCAGAACCTCTTGCTCCTCTCCGAACCAGAGATGATGAGGAGCCTGGAGCATCCCAATGTGATCCAGTTATTGCAGGTTGCTGAGACCAACAGAAATATTTATATGGTGATGGAACACGCAGGTGGAGGTCGGCTACTGGACCACATCCCACACGGTGGCATGCAGGAGGAAGAGGCCCGCAGACTTTTTCGGCAGGTAGTGAGTGCCGTGAGCTACTGCCATGACAAGGGCATTGTACATCGAGACCTGAAGccagagaacatcatggtggatgcCAGGAGCCATGCTAGACTTATCGATTTTGGCTTCAGTGCCAGGTTCACGCCTGGGCAGAAGCTGCGCCAGTTCTGGGGCACTCTGTCATACTTTGCCCCCGAAATTATCCTGAGGCAAGAGTATGAAGGGCCCCCAGTGGacatctggagcctgggtgtAATTCTGCATTATATGTTGACAGGGAGGTGCCCATTTAGTGGCAACACCTCTAAGGAGATGCTGAGTCAGATCAAGCAGGCAACCTACCGCGACCCTCCCGGTGTTTCCTTGGCAGCACGATTGCTCATCCGCCGAATGCTGTCCCTGGACCCCCAGAATCGACCCACAGCCAAgcagatccttcagcacccatgGATGACAAAGGGTAAGCAGGATTTACCCCAGGATTATAGTGAACCAATCCCCTTCCGCCCAGACCCTGAAATACTGACCACCATGTTTGATATGGGTTACGATCTGCGTAAGACCTGGGTGTCCCTGGCCAAGAGGAAGTTCAACGCGGTAATGGCTACCTACCTTCTGCTCCAGCACCAGAAAAGCCAAGGGGCAGGCTGCATGTTCCAGGGGAAGCCTGTGCTTCCGAGGGTGAAGCCTCGCCCACGCCCTGTGGATCTTTCCCATTCCCCTGTGCTCCCAAAGAGGAGCCCCAGCGAGCCTGCCCTGAGCACCTTCCCCTTGCCCTGTGAGCCTCAGCTGCCTGAGGGCTCCACACAGGCAGGGCAGAAGCACATCAGGAGTGCCAGTGAGCCTGCTCTCCATCTCCACTTGCAGCCAGCAGGGGCCTCCACACCTGATGCAGGCCCTCAGCTGGACTCTGGGCAACCCCAGGCCCACAGAAGAAGGCTCTTGAGGTGGGTTGACAGGATTGCTACCTATGTCCGAAAACTGTGCTGTTGCTCACCAGGGGTCAGCAATAAGTTGGCTCCCATGTAA
- the LOC144372260 gene encoding sperm motility kinase 2B-like: MHSQSRESSVMLQGPRSHQKAVLREQYEVLRDIGFGGFGKIKLARHRLTGSEVIIKVLRKKGQNLLVLSELEMMRSLEHPNVIQLLQVAETNRNIYMVMEHTGGGRLLDHVPQGGMQEEEARSLFRQVVSAVSYCHDKGIVHRDLKPENIMVDARSHARLIDFGFSARFTPGQKLRQFWGTLSYFAPEIILRQAYEGPPVDIWSLGVILHYMLTRRYPFGGNTSKEMLSQIKQATYRDPPYVSLAARMLIHQMLTLDPQKRPTAKQILQHPWMTKGKQDLPQDYSEPIPFRPDPEILTTMFDMGYDLRKTWVSLAKRKFNAVMATYLLLQHQKSQGAGCMFQGKPVLPRVKPRPRPVDLSHSPVLPKRSPSEPALSTFPLPCEPQLPEGSTQAGQKHIRSASEPALHLHLQPAGASTPDAGPQLDSGQPQAHRRRLLRWVDRIATYVRKLCCCSPGVSNKLAPM, from the coding sequence ATGCATAGCCAGAGTAGAGAGAGTAGTGTCATGTTGCAGGGGCCCAGGTCCCATCAGAAGGCAGTATTGAGGGAGCAGTATGAGGTCCTGAGGGACATTGGGTTTGGCGGGTTTGGCAAGATCAAATTAGCCCGCCATCGCCTGACTGGGTCAGAGGTGATCATCAAAGTCCTGCGGAAGAAAGGGCAGAACCTCCTGGTCCTCTCCGAACTAGAGATGATGAGGAGCCTGGAGCATCCCAATGTGATCCAGTTATTGCAGGTTGCTGAGACCAACAGAAATATTTACATGGTGATGGAACACACAGGTGGGGGTCGGCTACTGGACCACGTCCCACAGGGTGGCATGCAGGAGGAAGAGGCCCGCAGCCTTTTCCGGCAGGTAGTGAGTGCCGTGAGCTACTGCCATGACAAGGGCATTGTACATCGAGACCTGAAGccagagaacatcatggtggatgcCAGGAGCCATGCTAGACTTATCGATTTTGGCTTCAGTGCCAGGTTCACGCCTGGGCAGAAGCTGCGCCAGTTCTGGGGCACTCTGTCATACTTTGCCCCCGAAATTATCCTGAGGCAAGCGTATGAGGGACCTCCAGTGGacatctggagcctgggtgtAATTCTGCATTATATGTTGACAAGGAGGTACCCATTTGGTGGCAACACCTCTAAGGAGATGCTGAGTCAGATCAAGCAGGCAACCTACCGCGACCCTCCCTATGTTTCCTTGGCAGCACGAATGCTCATCCACCAAATGCTGACCCTGGACCCCCAGAAGCGACCCACAGCCAAgcagatccttcagcacccatgGATGACAAAGGGTAAGCAGGATTTACCCCAGGATTATAGTGAACCAATCCCCTTCCGCCCAGACCCTGAAATACTGACCACCATGTTTGATATGGGTTACGATCTGCGTAAGACCTGGGTGTCCCTGGCCAAGAGGAAGTTCAACGCGGTAATGGCTACCTACCTTCTGCTCCAGCACCAGAAAAGCCAAGGGGCAGGCTGCATGTTCCAGGGGAAGCCTGTGCTTCCGAGGGTGAAGCCTCGCCCACGCCCTGTGGATCTTTCCCATTCCCCTGTGCTCCCAAAGAGGAGCCCCAGCGAGCCTGCCCTGAGCACCTTCCCCTTGCCCTGTGAGCCTCAGCTGCCTGAGGGCTCCACACAGGCAGGGCAGAAGCACATCAGGAGTGCCAGTGAGCCTGCTCTCCATCTCCACTTGCAGCCAGCAGGGGCCTCCACACCTGATGCAGGCCCTCAGCTGGACTCTGGGCAACCCCAGGCCCACAGAAGAAGGCTCTTGAGGTGGGTTGACAGGATTGCTACCTATGTCCGAAAACTGTGCTGTTGCTCACCAGGGGTCAGCAATAAGTTGGCTCCCATGTAA